Genomic segment of Candidatus Flexicrinis affinis:
AAATAGCCGGGTGTCGACTCGTTTGCGGCGATGAAGAATGCGCTGCGGGCGCTGCCGCTCCATCCCCGGAAGCCCTCGCCCATGAACGTATGCCCACGCGGGTCGAAGATTCCGATGTCGATCGTATTGCCGCCGGTCAGGTGCGGGTCGCTGCCGATGGCGGCGGAGTACGTGTATTCGACATCGATCCGTTCGGTGTGCGGCGGCACTTCGAACGGGAGCATGGGATAGGTCAGGGTTTGGCTGGGCGTCAGCGTGCCTTCGAGAACGAGCGTCTCGTTTCGGCTCATTGCATCACCTGACCGTCCGGTCCATAGAAGAACAGGTGATCCGGTTCGAACGTCAGGTACACGTCGTGCGGTAACGGCGGCGCCTCATCCTCGAACAGCCGCACCGTGACAAGCTGGTCGCCAACCCGGACGATGACAAGCGCCTCGCCGCCAAGCGTTTGTGTGACGTACAGCGTGCCTTTGATGGCATCCGCAATCGGCTCAGTCAGAATTCGAATATGTTCTGGTCGTACCCCGAGCGTGAATTGGCTGCTTGCCGCGAACGTCTTGGGCAGGTGCAGACCGTCGACGGACACAGCCTGCGGCGAATCACCGGCCTGAATATGAATCTTGCCCCCGTCGATAGTGCAGGGGAGCAGGTTCATGGGCGGGTTGCCGATGAACGACGCCACGAACGTATTGACCGGATGGCGGTAGATGTCTAGCGGCGTGCCGGCCTGCATGATGCTGCCGTCCTTCATCACGACGATCTTGTCGGCCAATGCCATCGCTTCGGCTTGATCGTGGGTGACGTACACGGCGGTGATACCGACCTCGCGCTGCAAGTGCTTGAGAAACGCGCGCGCTTCGAGGCGCAGTTTGGCATCCAGGTTGCTCAGCGGCTCGTCGAACAGGAACACCTGCGCGCGGTGGACGACGGCACGCGCTACGGCCACACGCTGCTGCTGCCCGCCGGAGAGCTGGCCCGGTCGCCGCGCCAGCAGTTCGCCGATCTGCAAGTTGTTCGCCACCGACTCGACCTGCGATGCGAG
This window contains:
- a CDS encoding ABC transporter ATP-binding protein, with product MASIELRNLRKTFGKVVAVNDVSLSMADGEFVALLGPSGCGKTTTLRMISGLESPDSGSIHIDGKDVTGLPPRSRDVAMVFQDYALYPHMTILDNIGYPLKVRGVPHSELASQVESVANNLQIGELLARRPGQLSGGQQQRVAVARAVVHRAQVFLFDEPLSNLDAKLRLEARAFLKHLQREVGITAVYVTHDQAEAMALADKIVVMKDGSIMQAGTPLDIYRHPVNTFVASFIGNPPMNLLPCTIDGGKIHIQAGDSPQAVSVDGLHLPKTFAASSQFTLGVRPEHIRILTEPIADAIKGTLYVTQTLGGEALVIVRVGDQLVTVRLFEDEAPPLPHDVYLTFEPDHLFFYGPDGQVMQ